The sequence GCAAAAGTTATCAGAACAATCAGCTTTAATTATCATTGGAATTGTTATGATTATTGATTTAATTATGATTGATTGGAATTATGTTAATAAATCAAACTTCGTAAATGCTTCTCAGGTTAAAAATCCATTTGTGAAAACTATTGTTGATGATAAAATTCTACAAGACAAATCAAACTTTAGAGTTTTTGATATGCAAAGTCCTTTTAACAGTGGAAGAACTGTATTTTTCCATCAAGCTTTAGGCGGTTATCATGCGGCTAAACCTAAGAAAGTTCAAGAGCTTTATGATTATCAGATAACTAAACAGAATTATGAGATTTTGAATATGTTTAATGTGAAATATGTAATTTCTCAAGATGAAAATCAAAATCCTATTTCATTACAAAATCCTGAAGCAAACGGAAATGCTTGGTTCGTATCTGAAATAAAAACGCTTCCTTCTGCTGATGAAATCATGATTGAATTATCAAAAGTAAAAACTAAAACGACAGCTTTAATCGAAACAGGTAATACATCAAGAATTCTAAAACCAGAATATACTGTTGACAGCTTAGCGACGATTAAATTGGTAGATTCTCGTTCTAATTATTTAAAATACGAAAGTAATAATCCGAACGAAGGAGTAGCTGTTTTCTCTGAAATTTACTATCCTAAAGGTTGGAAAATTACAATCGATGGTGAAGAAACAGAAATGTTTGAAGCTGATTATGTTTTACGTGCGCTTTTAATTCCTGGAGGAAAACATACCATTGAGTTTAAGTTTGATCCAGAAGTTGTTTCTAAAGGAAGCAAAATAGCTTTAATTTCAAGTATTTTGATTTTATTATCAATAATCGGAAGTTTAGTATATTTGTTTAAAAAGAGAAAAAAAGATATTAATTAAAATTCATAAAAAGCTGTTGCAAAATTTGTAACAGCTTTTTTTCAGTGCAAATTTTGTGTTTTACATTAGTATTTTTACCTTAGCCAAAATTCAACTAATAATGAAAAAAATTTCACTTTTTGCCTTCTTAATTGCGGCTCAATTTACATTTGCTCAACGCAATTTAACAATTGAAGAAGCAACTTCTGGAAGCTATACAACATTTGCTCCTGAAAATTTGGTTGCAGCGCAATGGAAAGATCCTAAAACATTAACATATTTAGATCGTACATATCAAAATTTATTGAGTAGAAATGCTTCAAATAATTGGACAGAAGCTACAATGCTTTCAAAGTCTGATTTGATTGACGCTTTAAATAATACAATTAAAGACGAACAATTTAAATTCAGAATTTTTCCGTATGATTACCAATGGAAAGATGCGAACACTCTAGTATTCAACGCAACTGGAGCAGAAGCAAACTATGTAATAACTTTTGATGTTCCTTCAAAAAAGGTTATTTCTTATTTTAAAATGGACGGAAGTGCTTTGAATCAGGTTGTTTCTGAACAAGGAAATGCAATGGCTTGGCTTAAAGGTAATAACATTTTTATTACTGATGCAAACGGAAAAGTAATTCAGGTTACAAATGATGGTGAAGGAATAGTAAACGGAAGTGATTATACACATCGTCAAGAATTTGGTATTGATAAAGGCATGTGGTGGAATCCAGTAAATAGTCAATTGGCTTTTTACAGAAAGAATGAAACCATGGTTACTGATTATCCATTAGTTCAATTTGATACTCGTATTGCCGAAGTAAAGAATACAAAATATCCGATGGCAGGTATGAAAAGTGAAGAGGTTACTTTAAATATTTACGATGTAAATACGGGTAAAACAGTAACCATTCAAACAGGTGAGCCAAAAGAACAATATTTAACTCAAATTACTTGGGATCCGTCTGGTAAATACATTTATATAGGAGTTTTAAATCGTGATCAAAATCATTTAAAATTGAATAAATATGATGCTGCTAATGGGAAATTAGTTGCAACTTTATTTGAAGAAAAATCGACGAAATGGGTAGAACCTCAAAATCCATTAACTTTCTTACCAAACGGAAAACAGTTCTTGTATCAATCTCAAAAAGATGGATTTAATCAATTGTATTTGTATGATACAAACGGAAAGTTAATTAAAAAATTAGGTTACAATAACGTTGTTGTAAAAGATTTGTTAGATTTTGATGCTAAAGGAAATTCAGTTTCATACATTGGAGTAACGAATAATGGATTAGATCGTCAGTTGTTTAATGTTGACTTAAAATCGGGTAAAACTACACAAATAACCACAGGTTCAGGTTT comes from Flavobacterium sp. I3-2 and encodes:
- a CDS encoding S9 family peptidase; this translates as MKKISLFAFLIAAQFTFAQRNLTIEEATSGSYTTFAPENLVAAQWKDPKTLTYLDRTYQNLLSRNASNNWTEATMLSKSDLIDALNNTIKDEQFKFRIFPYDYQWKDANTLVFNATGAEANYVITFDVPSKKVISYFKMDGSALNQVVSEQGNAMAWLKGNNIFITDANGKVIQVTNDGEGIVNGSDYTHRQEFGIDKGMWWNPVNSQLAFYRKNETMVTDYPLVQFDTRIAEVKNTKYPMAGMKSEEVTLNIYDVNTGKTVTIQTGEPKEQYLTQITWDPSGKYIYIGVLNRDQNHLKLNKYDAANGKLVATLFEEKSTKWVEPQNPLTFLPNGKQFLYQSQKDGFNQLYLYDTNGKLIKKLGYNNVVVKDLLDFDAKGNSVSYIGVTNNGLDRQLFNVDLKSGKTTQITTGSGFHNAKFNSDNTFYYDQFSNTQTPNKIAIVDAKSKKETTLVDSKNPYQGVAELPTMEMVKIKAADGKTDLNGRIIYPANFDPNKKYPVMVYVYGGPHAQLVQNKWLGGASLFDYYMAQQGFVVFTLDNRGSDARDRDFVQVIHRNLGQNEMADQMKGVEFLKSKSFVDADKIGVYGWSFGGFMTTSLMLNYPETFKVGVAGGPVIDWKWYEVMYGERYMDTPQDNPEGYALTSTLDKVNNLEGRLLMIHGAQDPVVVQQHSMEFIEACIKAGKQVDYFLYPTHEHNVSGKDRIHLNAKIADYFKLHLQ